In Pochonia chlamydosporia 170 chromosome Unknown PCv3seq00008, whole genome shotgun sequence, the following proteins share a genomic window:
- a CDS encoding histone-lysine N-methyltransferase (Ash1) (similar to Cordyceps militaris CM01 XP_006671697.1) → MSLFVESSFSAPATDTSSTLASSSSTPPTTVADSDSQLSDAPKHDVITVANDAIHAAPVQVQEPSPSQSPPAPRRARRARVSEPVYNLSKLSGTSDHGKRRAKGDAVADKRRRTISGDTLVGSIEVAGDGSRPSKVHDKALKAGIDALNLQWSPESLSTPRTRRQAQVSPRPLRYSSRRNGVSAIATSLTNMSKKGRKAVNQGVSKLSRELRRLQDTNEFSGVDERPVVHTVWANGKYVDPNAPPPEPVRKKAKVEEPQEEDSDEEDKEPITNTKKRRVKKYLDKGLYAGQEMPLDVFKGLTMAEKKKLAHLPELAPTGRVNKTMPSLMYTGLRMLIAGRDFKLPFNTCNPLPPGQPKPDEWKKMTKNRFIGDSKDYWRKMPHMHDLSKCVCKPEDGCGDNCQNRIMLYECDAGNCNVGKDFCTNRSFTDLAARRAKGGKYRVGVEVIKTSDRGYGVRSNRSFKANQIIMEYTGEIITEEECERRMNEEYKKNECYYLMSFDQNMIIDATTGSIARFVNHSCNPNCRMIKWIVSGQPRMALFAGDRPILTGDELTYDYNFDPFSAKNVQKCLCGEHNCRGVLGPRPRDVKPPKADIKKAVKATVKAGKRKLKELIGDEEQDKGKAKKRKIAPATGLKRSISNASLKAAKGAATALKKSVSSITVKGKKTMGSKSPAQRRASTGAVIKKTSTKLVKKNGPGGRVAQVSSRASSMTIVAVTDENIKPGKKGKMSPGMGKRTVSTSSKASRVSLSSTGRVLKPSPKAKIRMVPQE, encoded by the exons ATGTCTCTCTTTGTGGAGAGCAGCTTCTCAGCTCCCGCGACCGACACCTCGTCGACTCTCGCGTCTTCGAGCTCTACGCCTCCGACAACCGTCGCCGATAGTGACAGCCAGCTCTCGGACGCCCCGAAACACGATGTTATCACCGTGGCAAACGATGCTATTCACGCCGCGCCAGTCCAGGTTCAGGAGCCCTCACCCTCCCAGTCgcctcctgctcctcgccGTGCAAGACGGGCACGTGTCTCCGAGCCCGTTTATAACCTGTCCAAGCTGAGTGGCACGTCTGATCATGGAAAACGACGCGCCAAGGGTGATGCTGTCGCCGACAAGCGCCGCCGGACCATCTCTGGTGACACCTTGGTTGGTAGCATCGAGGTTGCTGGCGATGGCTCTCGGCCCTCCAAGGTCCACGATAAAGCACTCAAGGCCGGAATTGACGCGTTAAACCTTCAATGGTCGCCTGAGAGCTTGAGCACGCCACGTACGCGCCGCCAGGCTCAAGTATCACCGCGTCCTCTTCGATACTCGTCGCGTCGGAACGGTGTatctgccattgccaccagTCTGACTAATATGAGCAAAAAGGGACGCAAGGCTGTGAACCAGGGAGTCTCCAAGCTGTCGCGTGAGCTGCGACGGCTACAAGACACCAATGAATTTTCTGGAGTTGACGAGCGCCCTGTCGTGCACACCGTCTGGGCCAATGGCAAATACGTCGACCCCAATGCACCACCTCCTGAGCCCGTTcgcaagaaggccaaggttgaagagCCGCAGGAGGAGGATTCcgacgaagaggacaagGAGCCCATTACCAATACCAAGAAGCGACGTGTCAAGAAGTATCTCGACAAAGGACTGTACGCCGGCCAGGAAATGCCGCTGGACGTCTTCAAGGGCCTCACCAtggccgagaagaagaagcttgccCACCTCCCGGAGCTTGCACCCACTGGCCGTGTGAACAAGACAATGCCTTCGCTCATGTACACTGGCCTGCGCATGCTGATTGCTGGGCGGGACTTCAAGCTCCCCTTCAACACCTGCAACCCTCTGCCGCCCGGACAACCGAAGCCAGATGAGTGGAAAAAGATGACAAAGA ACCGATTTATTGGTGATTCCAAAGACTATTGGCGCAAGATGCCTCACATGCACGACTTGTCTAAGTGCGTTTGCAAGCCTGAGGACGGATGTGGCGATAATTGCCAGAATCGAATCATGCTTTACGAGTGTGATGCCGGCAACTGTAATGTCGGCAAGGACTTCTGCACTAACCGCTCCTTTACTGACCTCGCTGCTCGACGCGCCAAGGGAGGTAAATATAGAGTTGGTGTAGAAGTCATCAAGACTTCAGATCGTGGTTATGGTGTACGAAGCAACCGCAGCTTCAAGGCAAACCAGATCATTATGGAGTACACCGGTGAAATCATCACCGAGGAAGAATGTGAACGCCGTATGAATGAAGAGTACAAGAAGAATGAG TGCTACTATTTGATGAGTTTCGACCAAAACATGATCATTGATGCGACTACGGGCAGTATTGCTCGATTTGTAAACCACAGCTGCAACCCCAATTGCCGTATGATTAAATGGATTGTATCAGGACAACCTCGCATGGCCCTCTTTGCCGGAGACCGGCCCATTTTGACCGGAGACGAGCTCACTTACGACTACAACTTTGATCCATTCTCCGCCAAGAACGTACAGAAATGTCTCTGCGGCGAACACAACTGCCGCGGCGTTTTGGGACCGAGGCCACGGGATGTGAAGCCTCCCAAGGCCgacatcaagaaggctgtCAAGGCAACTGTCAAGGCTGGGAAgcgcaagctcaaggagctcattggcgatgaagagCAGGATAAAGGGAAAGCGAAAAAGCGCAAGATTGCTCCGGCCACGGGCCTAAAGCGATCCATTTCAAATGCCAGTCTCAAGGCCGCCAAGGGAGCCGCCACtgcattgaagaagagcgtGTCATCAATCACAGTCAAGGGAAAGAAGACGATGGGAAGCAAGTCTCCCGCTCAAAGACGTGCTAGCACCGGTGCTGTCATCAAGAAAACCTCGACCAAGTTGGTCAAGAAGAATGGACCTGGTGGACGAGTCGCGCAGGTTTCTTCTCGGGCTTCCAGCATGACCATTGTGGCTGTCACCGACGAGAACATCAAGCCtggaaagaagggcaagaTGTCTCCTGGAATGGGCAAGCGGACAGTATCTACTTCGAGCAAGGCCTCGCGGGTGTCGTTGAGTTCAACAGGCCGTGTTCTCAAGCCTTCGCCCAAGGCTAAGATTCGAATGGTCCCTCAAGAGTGA
- a CDS encoding CRAL/TRIO domain-containing protein (similar to Metarhizium acridum CQMa 102 XP_007814279.1) — translation MSTEQAPAATEPVASAAQASSLGASAEVSTPPETPLTKLTARLPEIIKKADYSEMWGVELSPDGAHAPTQVVLVKFLRANNSDVAAAEKQLVSALEWRKKIQPASLVTETFDKAKFGDLGFVTVHKGESEDVKETVITWNIYGAVKDNKATFGNVEEFIRWRAALMELGVQKLRLNDIKEPLAEDAPDIHQMLQVHDYQSVSFFRMDPAVKAASKETIETFSMAYPELLAHKYFVNVPAIMGWMFGVMKLFLAPATLRKFHPMTSGTTLATELKGITASLPKEYGGQGPSVKEGETVKLAELAPKVEDKEDAAPASEPDSKAVETKEEPAVPAVVEKSPATEAETKVADEAAKKEIAA, via the exons atgtcTACCGAGCAAGCTCCCGCTGCCACTGAGCCTGTGGCCTCCGCAGCTCAGGCATCATCTCTGGGCGCCTCCGCCGAAGTTTCAACTCCCCCCGAGACCCCTCTAACCAAACTTACTGCTCGTCTGCCCGAGATCATCAAGAAGGCAGACTACAGCGAGATGTGGGGGGTCGAGCTGTCACCAGACGGTGCTCACGCCCCTACTCAggtcgtcctcgtcaagtTTCTCAGAGCCAACAATAGTGACGTCGCTGCTGCCGAGAAACAACTTGTTTCTGCACTGGAGTGGCGCAAGAAGATCCAGCCCGCTAGTCTCGTAACCGAAAcctttgacaaggccaagtttggtgatTTGGGCTTTGTTACTGTTCACAAGGGCGAGAGCGAGGATGTGAAGGAGACGGTTATTACGTGGAATATTTATGGGGctgtcaaggacaacaaggCTACGTTTGGCAACGTCGAAGA GTTCATTCGCTGGCGAGCTGCTCTCATGGAACTCGGTGTCCAGAAACTCCGTCTTAACGATATCAAGGAGCCACTTGCCGAGGACGCTCCAGACATTCACCAGATGCTGCAAGTCCACGACTACCAATCCGTCAGTTTCTTCCGTATGGACCCCGCCGTCAAGGCTGCCAGCAAGGAGACTATTGAGACCTTCTCCATGGCGTACCCGGAGTTGCTTGCCCACAAGTACTTTGTCAATGTACCCGCCATCATGGGCTGGATGTTTGGCGTCATGAAGCTCTTCCTTGCGCCTGCTACGCTGCGGAAATTTCACCCCATGACCTCGGGGACTACGCTTGCTACTGAGCTGAAGGGTATTACTGCGTCGTTACCCAAGGAGTATGGTGGTCAGGGCCCGAGTGTGAAGGAGGGCGAGACggtcaagctggctgaaCTGGCACCCAAGGTGGAAGACAAGGAGGATGCCGCGCCGGCTTCTGAACCTGATTCTAAGGCTGTTGAGACCAAGGAGGAGCCTGCTGTACCTGCGGTCGTTGAGAAGAGCCCCGCAACTGAAGCTGAGACCAAGGTCGCtgatgaggctgccaagaaggagattgCTGCTTAG